From Salminus brasiliensis chromosome 12, fSalBra1.hap2, whole genome shotgun sequence:
GGCATGGAGATGATGGAGCCTGAATATGGCTGGCCCTATGTGAACTCCACCCTGACcttctctctttatctgtctctcttgcCTAGGGTCCTCGTGGTCTTCCTGGTGAGAGAGGTCGTGCTGGTCCCTCTGGTGCTGCTGTAAGTAACATACCAACATCTCAACACTCATCCACATCTCTGCAAAATGCACAATTTCAGAGTTGGATCCTAAATGAGGTCCTCAAACTGATGCCAGGAAGGGATCATTGGAGCAgtggcatagaagaaccacttttggtcctCTAATGAACATTTTAACAGATGGTTCTTTccagaaccctttttgtaaatgagatatttgagtttaaagaacctcaacATAATGAAATGTTTCAATAAGCTGAATGTTTGTCCTAGACCCAAGAttcatttaggaacctttattttgtaAGTAGTGTAGAGCTACGCATTAGACTTCCATTCCCGAATTCGCAAATGATGACAGTTTTTTGTTAAGAAACAAAACTCAGTGGTGACATCAGGTGGACTTTTGTAGTTTTAAGGAAAAGGCATTACAGGTCTGCTTGAGAAAACCACCTCTACTCTAGACTCTAGTCACATTTATAGATATTGAAATTAAGCCCAGAACATAAACAATCAAATGCTGCTTCAATCTGTAACATTGAAGAGCTATTGGCCTTAGGGCTAATTagcttatttactgtttatttattaacttattAACATATACTGTTTATTGTTACTTTATCAGTAAATGTTACATATGGGGAATCAGGAGTGTAAGAGAGTGTGGAGAAACGAAGTTCACCACAGTGGTTCTGAAcctctttgttttgtttgtttctttagggTGCTCGTGGTAACGatggtgctgctggtgctgccGGTCCTCCTGTGAGTAGCCGCTTTTTAAACATCTTATCAGTTAAACAGATTTGTTGATTGCTTATCAGTTTAGGATAAAATATAAAGGTTATGCTAAACACACttttgttctgttttagggCCCAACTGGCCCCGCTGGCCCTCCAGGATTCCCTGGTGGCCCTGGAGCTAAGGTAAGAGTCCTTTATGAAGTTTACCATGAAGAACTTCAGGAAAAACCAGCATAAATGTGCAGATACAACTTGTTAGTGTAACATGCTTGCTCTATAAATGCCCATAAAGCTCAACAATACACCAAAAGCTGCCTTAGGCaggttgtgattattgttttaGGAGAGATAATTCTGAGTTAGTGTGTTAATGGAGTCAAGATCAAACCCTTTATTAAGCAAGGTCACTGAAGGTCAGTTAGAGAGAGATATGACCCTGCTGTAGTGACTTAGCATTTTCTTTAGTGACTTCTTCACTAAAGAGCAGTAAAGACTGACTTAAACATTTAGGCCTCAGCCTCATACATCTTCTCTGTTCCTTTCAGGGAGAGGTTGGTGCTCAGGGAGGTCGTGGAGCTGAGGGACCCCAGGGAGCTCGTGGTGAGCCTGGTAACCCCGGACCTGCTGGCCCTGCTGGACCCGCTGTAAGTGGACTTTCTTGAGTTTATGAAAAATATCATTTGTAGGTAAGGTGAACTGTTATCCTGATTCTAGTCTGCCCCATTCACCATTTCTATGTTTCTTTCTTGTCACTCTAGGGTAACAATGGTGCTGATGGTGCTCCTGGCCTGAAGGGTGCCCCTGTAAGTGGACATTTTCAGCAGTCTGTTATTTGATATTAGCAGTCGATTAGTTCATTCCAACCAGCGAAGATGTTGTACTAAATCTCTGCTGCCCTCTACAGGGTGCTTCTGGAATTGCTGGTGCTCCTGGCTTCCCCGGACCTCGTGGACCTTCCGGAGCTGCTGGAACTCCTGGCGCCCCTGGTCCCAAGGGTAACACTGTAAGTGCATATCGAAATGCATCTGAATCATCTCACTGGATTTTTCAGTGAAGCTCTGATTTTGTAAGCTGTGAAAGCGATGCCCAGCACTGTGATGGAGGTCCATCCAGCTGGCCAGCCACTGTGTTTTCTTGAGATGATAAACATTTTCTGTTTCCTGTGTGACAGGGTGAGGCTGGTGCCCCTGGTGCCAAGGGAGAGTCTGGTGTCAAGGGAGAGTCTGTAAGTACAGCATCCTTACCATCTTAATTTACCATCCTACCTAATTGCAGCATGGCATCCATTCCAGAGATATATTTTCTGaatgtgtattttattatttttattttttttgtgattgCCTAGGGTGCACCTGGAGTTCAGGGACCCCCTGGCCCCTCTGGTGAGGAGGGCAAGAGAGGAGCTCGTGGTGAGCCCGGTGCTGCCGGTGCCCGTGGACCCCCTGGCGAGCGTGTATGTATTTCTCAGAATGAGCTGATCTTACTTTCACCACCTGCTCTTATGAGCATTTTCGTGATCTGGGTGGAGCTGGGTGTTAAGACAGATGGGCTTGGGTGATTAGATCATTATTATTGAAAACTACTGTAAACAATCCAAAACCGAGGCAGTTGAATCAGCACCTTCTGTCTGCATCTGAACAATGCTAGTACTGACCTAGCACcatatttccttttattttgtCCCTCGAAAGGTTTTGGACCATGTTCCAGATCTTTATCACTTTCATGCatccattattttttttcccattcCCATCCCATGTTGGGCACACAGAAGCAGATCAATAACCTAGAGCCTACCATACACAACCAAGCTTCATCCACCTGTCCCTCTCTCCACAGGGTGCTCCTGGTGCTCGTGGTTTCCCTGGTGCTGATGGAGCTGGTGGCCCCAAGGTGAGTCTAATATCGCTCACATATTGCAACACAGCATCCGTAaaagatgatgatggtaaaactaCACCCTGAAACATCATTAGCCATGATCAATCAATCCCCTATTCTCTCCTTTATTATAGGGTGCCCCTGGTGAGCGTGGAGGCCCTGGAGTTGTTGGACCTAAGGGTGCCACTGGTGAGCCTGGTCGCAACGGCGAGCCCGGTATGCCTGGATCAAAGGTAAGAGCTCTTCTGGTTCCTTTCTTATTATCCATACATTACAGAAAGAAACTAGAAAGGAGAGAGTGGGCattgccaccaccaccaccatggtTGTAGTACACTGCTCAGCTAGACGTTCAGCTAGTTATTTTGGCTGCTAGTTCACACTGGTTGAGCTTTTTGATGTACTGATAATGAACTATGTGCTTAAATTTGTATTTAAATGTGTGCTCCCTTCTTACACTCTCATTTTTAGGGTATGACTGGTAGCCCTGGCAGCCCTGGACCTGATGGAAAGACTGGTGCTGCTGTAAGTACATGTCATCTAATGTCTCCATTACACATGAACAATATATTGATCCATTATTACACTCCAGCATCAATATCATGCCCTATTAACCATACAACACAGCACTTCACATATTACTTCATTTCAGCCCACTGGCTGCCCTTACATTACACTTAAAGcattttttgccttctcctgttaTGTATTTTGGACATGCATGGTTTTGtttcatttgatatttttgAACAGTTACCCTGGTTGGCCATTCTTGGAGTGATATTAAGAGAATTTTTAGCCGGACAGATGGCATAAATAGTGTTTACACTCAATAGAGAGTGATCTATATACAACCAGAACAATACACTAAATTTCTCTGCTCTTTTTCTGACAGGGACCCTCTGGACAAGACGGCCGCCCTGGACCCCCAGGCCCTGTTGGAGCTAGAGGTCAGCCCGGTGTTATGGGATTCCCTGGACCAAAGGGTGCTGCTGTAAGTATGATCTGCTGATGTCCTTACTTTGgtccaatgaaaaacagacTTGAGATTTGTATTTTGAATCATGCGAATATTCATATTATAGGAAAGGTGAGAGTGATCAGTAATACAGTGCCAAattgccaaaacattaaaaatataaatcattGCAAGAGGCTTCTGATTACTGTAACATTACAGTAGGACTTGTGTCTAAGGCCTTCATGAATCTTATAAGGAAGAAGAAAGGTCTTTGTCTACCGAAGGGAAAATAAATACtgataaaatatgataatatgCTCTTTTACTCTCTGCAGGGTGAGGCTGGCAAACCTGGTGAGAGAGGTGTGATGGGCGCTATTGGTGTTCCTGTAAGCATCTGCATTTGTCCTCTACtacatacaaaaaatatatacttcTGACATTCATTATTGAGGTTGTATTCTTCTCTAACCATACGTGTTCTTGTGTATATGTAGGGTGCTTCCGGTAAGGATGGCGATGTTGGTGCTCCTGGTGCCCCCGGCCCTGCTGTAAGTCTTTATTTCTAGTATCTTATAATAACCCAGAAATGTAGCCCTTACCCCTTACCATTTTCCTCAGTGTCAGTTATAGTTGTCAGTAATTGATAGAAAACAGTTTATTAGGCCGTTTTTATCAGGAATATCCACCTTTGTAGGTATAGAATTAATGACAGAACTTGGCATCAGACACAGTCTACCCTGTTCATAAGTGGAAAGGTACTTCCAATGAACCACCAATAACCACACATTGTTTGGTTCTGGAGCTTTTGCACATGCCAGTgttactgctggactgagaatattCTTGTTAACAAGCCAACAGTGGTCATGTGGTCAAAAGCTGATGAAGGGCTTGTACCAAATTACCAAAGCATCacaaaataaacagcatttgCCCTTTCAGTCCTGCACATAACTTATCACTGGGTACAATGTGATAAGCCATGacattctttcttttgtttatagGGACCTGCTGGTGAGAGAGGTGAGCAGGGACCTTCTGGTCCTCCTGGATTCCAGGTGAGCTATTTGTTCCTCAAGAAAGGACCTCCTTAAATCTCATCTACTACTTTTTAGGCAATCATCTAGAACAGTTTTCTCATTATTTGGCTTTTCCCCACTCTAACAGGGTCTGCCCGGACCTCAGGGAGCTACTGGTGAGCCCGGAAAGTCTGGTGAGCAGGTAAGACACAAGACTATGTAAAGCTTAATGTTCAAACACACTGTCAAAATGATTAGCCCTAATACCATCTTTGATTAAAGATGCCTGTTAATTATCATTAATGCAGTATTAGACCGTAATATGTCCTATTCAATCATCTGACTTGTGCCAAGGGTTGCACTTTGTCTTTACAGACAACCAGCCACAACTGGTAGCCATTGCTTAGATGtgcaaaatgcacacacatagcttgtctaatccctgtaaagaagtattgccaatagaataagactctcaggagtagataaacatgaacctgttgccACCATGCCAAGCATGAGCTataggggtataaggcccctacagcaatgagctgtgaagcagtgaagTAATGGagaccgtgttctctggaatgatggtgctccatctaatacttttgggatgagttggggagttttggataaggtggggtggtaatcatccaacgtCCAGACCTCATGAACAcacttgttgctaaatgcaatcaaatcatcacagcaatgctccaaaatctagtaactcctgttatacacttgatttcagaaggcaGAAagaatgtcccaatacttttctccatataGTGTCTCTCACACTTCAGATGAGTCCAGTTGTTAACCATCAGTGCATCATTGCAGTAGCTGGAATCAGTGGTTAATGACAGGCATGATCATCTCTGTTACAGGGTGTGCCTGGTGAGGCTGGAGCTACCGGACCTTCTGGAGCCAGAGTGAGTATCCACAGCATTCAATGCCTTAGAAATACAGGGTACACATTTCAAATGTGTAAACCTTGTCTAGTTACAGTCCCCAAGAGCTAACagcctcttcctccctctcttttctctgcttAGGGTGACAGAGGATTCCCTGGTGAGCGTGGAGCCCCTGGATCCGCTGGTCCCGCCGGCCCTCGTGGATCTCCTGGTGCAGCTGGTAACGATGGAGCCAAGGTGAGAGTCACCAGTCATTTGTTGGGTGTCAGGCCAAATATATGCAATCTATAGTTGACCATCAAATTGAGTCAACACAGCATTAGGCTGGATGGTGCAAATGTCTTGCTAAAACCATGCTAGCTCATTTCTTGCAAAGTATTTCTCTGTAGCTAAagcacaataataatatttataatgctcttcctctctctagGGTGAGACTGGTGCCCCAGGTGCCGCTGGTGCACAGGGTCCTCCTGGTCTTCAGGGTATGCCTGGTGAGCGTGGTGCTGCTGGTCTGCCAGGTCTCAAGGGTGACAGAGTGAGTACCACCAACACCATGTTTTGTAGCACATTTGGAACTAGATTTTTTATTGATGCAAAATCTAGAGCAGAAGAGTTAGGGGTGAAGtagggtggtggtcatccaacatggagacctcactagcgctcttATCACTAAATGccatcacatcctcacagcaatgctccaaaatctagtagaaagccttccctggactgttaaaacagttactctaacaaaagaaGAAGTgtttgtccatacagtgaatAAATTGGCACAGTTGGTGGTAAAACAGAGTGGTATAATATTCAACTTTTTTAAACAAGATCAACCTGTGTTTAATCAAAATAAAGGAGGATTCACATGGCCCATGGCAATAAGGTGCTTTGACATGGCTTAAAAAAACAGCAGGAATTAAATACCTTCCCACAGAAAGCAAGATGGCTTCCGAATTCACCTGTAACACCATACATCTTTTTCTGATGCTAACAGAATTCACGATTCTACAATTACTGACCATAATAGTAATGAAAATGGGATCAGCACATCCATGTTGTCCAAAGCAATCAACTCCTTTAGTCCAATGTCACACTGTCTCTCCCCATAGGGTGACCAAGGAGCAAAGGGTGCTGATGGTTCCGCTGGTAAGGATGGCATCCGTGGAATGACTGGACCCATTGGACCTCCTGGACCAGCTGGTGCTCAGGGTGACAAGGTTAGTTTGCCTTTACCTTAATATCTATTACTGTTGATCATGGAATCACCTGAACTCTTTGATGCTTACTGTACATCTGCCCTATTATTACTCAGGGAGAGCCTGGTGCTGCCGGACCTGTTGGACCTACTGGTGCCCGTGGACCCCCTGTAAGTACTATTGTCTTATGAAGACAAGATGTAGCACACACACTTTGAAAGCTTGAGGATCAAACCCCACTTGTACTTCATATACTTCCTATACCAACAACTGAATTATTAATTTGGTTCTCACAAGTGACTGTTATGTCTCCACTCCTAGGGTGAGCGTGGTGAGTCTGGTTCCCCTGGACCTGCTGGATTTGCTGGACCACCTGTAAGTACTTTAGTACATAAATTTAAGCTTAACCTGCCCTGAGAACACTTTTTTCTTCACTTATTTTCAATCCAATTTCAcacagaaaaatatttttttaatattgtgtactgtgttatatacagtatgtaggTTGGTCAGTGGGCTGGCTAAATATGTCTGTATTTCTTACATAGGGTGCTGACGGCCAGGCTGGTGCTAAGGGAGAGCCTGGAGATACTGGTGCTAAGGGTGATGCTGGTGCccctggagctgctggagctaCTGGTGCCCCTGGACCTCAGGTACAGTCCCATCCACtacccatctaatgaatgcactcattgctgacacagatgtgcaaatgcacaacatcaacctattggcaccatgcctaatgccaggtgtgggttagatgggtataaagccccccagcattgagctgtggagcagtggaactatgttctctggaatgatgattctCAATCCAATACTACTGAAATGagctgaggatgaggtggggtgatgatcacccaacattctcacctcactaatgctcttgtcactgaatgcaattaaatcctcacagcaatttcaggacagtagaggcagttgcttcaacaaaagcaggataaactctttttaatacctgctttttaaaaacactgcatgagcaggtgtcccaatacttttgtccttatagcgTATGAACATTACGTGTTAATTTCTCCCCAGAATGGTATAGCCACTGAGCTTCTGTTGTttaatataatgaatatatCGCTGTATTTATAATACAACAAACACAACAATGCTCCCCTTCAGGGCCCCGTTGGTGCTACTGGACCCAAGGGTGCCCGTGGTGCTGCTGGACCTCCTGTGAGTATTTTTTAATTCTGAAACAGTACTAGACCTCAAACTCAAATTAAAAATAAGCAGATTCTCCTTTTGAAGATGAATATTCACATTATGTTTTGACACATcaaatctctccatctcttctgtTAAGGGTGCTACTGGTTTCCCTGGTGCTGCTGGCAGAGTTGGACCTCCTGGCCCCGCTgtaagtttttcagtgcagttgATGTTAAAAAAACCCAGAACCCTTTGAACCCTGAAAATGGGCCCATTTTATAATTCCTCACTCTCAAATGGCATATATAACattactttaacaatagtaacTATATAATGAATATTTACAGAATAATATTTCTTCAAATTAAACCTCAAAATAAAAGCTGAGGGTTCAAGGAGTTAACCAACTCAGGTGATCAATACAGTCTGCATATGAACGGCCTGGCACAACACTCATCTGCTGCTTCACCTTTACTCTGTCCTTTACAGGGTAACTCTGGTCCCCCTGGACCTCCCGGAACCTCTGGAAAGGAAGGCCCCAAGGGCAACCGTGGTGAGACTGGACCTGCTGGTCGTCCTGGTGAGATTGGTGCTGCTGGCCCTCCTGGTGCCCCTGGTGAGAAGGGAACTCCTGGTGCTGAGGGTGCCCCCGTAAGTAATAACTCCAGGATGATGAAATGCAACACAGGCACTGCCAAGTGCATGCAAGTTGTCCTCATCATTGGCTTATTTGTTTTGTAGGGATCTTCCGGTATCCCCGGACCTCAAGGTATTGCTGGACAGCGTGGTATTGTTGGTCTTCCTGGACAGAGAGGCGAGCGCGGTTTCCCTGGTCTCCCTGGACCATCTGTGAGTCTTCTGAAATCTTCTAATCCTTAGTGCACCCAGTAGAACAGAATGCTCTGGTCTATATCAGTATGAGTCAGTGCTCATTGATGTACAAGATTTGTTAAGCAAATTCACAGATATTAACCAATCCAAAACTCTCTTTCCTCGACTAGGGAGAGCCTGGCAAGCAGGGACCTGGTGGACCCGGTGGTGAGCGTGGACCTCCTGGACCCATGGGACCCCCTGGACTGGCTGGACCTCCTGGCGAGCCTGGTCGTGAGGTGGGTACTTTTGCACACCTCTTGCAGAGACATCATTGAATTACCACTGTGGTGTTTTTCTCCTAGTATCATATGTTGATGCATCTGATGTCCAAAAACAGGACAAACCTAACTGTTAAAAATTTGTCTACTAGGGAACTCCTGGTAACGAGGGTTCTGCTGGCCGTGATGGTGCTGCTGGCCCCAAGGTGAGCTGAATTCACAGCATCTTTTTCGTGTTTTCGTGCATGACATCATCCAGCCACAAGCCTCTTTCAAGTTAGTTCTGGCAAAATCGTACCTCAAAAGCAGTGAGAATATGCTGTTGACCAACTCCTCTGTTTGCATTTCATAGGGAGACCGTGGGGAGAGTGGTGCTGCTGGTGCTCCTGGTGCTCCCGGACCCCCTGGCGCTCCTGGACCCATTGGCCCTGCTGGAAAGACTGGTGACCGTGGAGAGTCTGTGAGTAGCATTTCTAAGGTTGAAGTTAATCTGATTCCAGCCAAACTGAGTTTGAATTACTTAATCAGCAAtgtctgtctcttttctttctcaggGTCCCGCTGGTCCTGCCGGCGCTCCTGGCCCTGCTGGTCCCCGTGGCCCTGCTGTAAGTTCTTACTGTAATCATTCAATTGTCACCACACACGTACTTATGCCCATAACAACCAGGACAAATCATGCGAGATTTAAGCAAAGGCCAAGCCTTTCTACAAATTGTTACTGGTAGCCATCCACAAGAACAACCATCCACATTTGACCAATCACACATTCATTGACATCTTGAACCTTATTTCCTCTAATCTCTTGACAGAAACCTACTTGTTTATGTACGCAGTCAAAACCCCATATCAAGGGCCTTCTTGGCCAGTCAAAAATATGCTGAACTTATATACATCTTTACAGGGAGCTGCTGGAGCCCGTGGAGACAAGGGTGAGACTGGAGAGGCTGGAGAAAGAGGCATGAAGGGACACAGAGGATTCACTGGAATGCAGGGACCCCCTGGACCTCCTGTAAGTGACTACTCAATGCACAACTGCAGCCATATACCAAAAATGCTATAATGAACTGCTGCAAAAATTGGTAATCCCAAACTCATGTGTGTTACTTCTAACACTGAATGTACTTATACACATATGAAGACAGAGGGAAAGGGCTGTGGATAAGCCTCCAAAGAGAATGACTGACATGATTTGGTTTATGTTCCATTGTAGGGACCTTCCGGAGAGAGTGGACCCGCTGGATCATCTGGCCCTGCTGGACCTAGAGTGAGTGCCTCCTTTTTATTCTTGTATTCTTCGTCATAGATCATGTACCCCAGTACCAAGAAGGACTTTAACTCTCACAGCCTTGACTGTGTGGCTGAAGTAGAGTACATCATCGCATGGCTGGATTGATGATACAGttattgtttcattttttatgACAATAGGGACCCGCTGGATCTGCTGGTTCCTCTGGTAAGGATGGCATGAGTGGACTTCCCGGACCCATTGGACCCCCTGGACCTCGCGGTCGCACTGGTGAAATTGGACCTGCTGTGAGATACCCTTTATTGATCTCTCAATTTTGAAGTGTTCTGACCATGCATCAGGCACCTACTTTACACCCCTACTTCCATCATCCTCTGGTTTAGGGACCTCCTGGACCTCCCGGACCCCCTGGACCTCCTGGACCCTCTGGTGGTGGATTCGACATTGGCTTCATTGCCCAGCCCCAGGAGAAGGCACCTGATCCCTTCCGTCACTTCCGTGCCGATGACGCCAACGTGATGCGCGACCGTGACCTGGAGGTTGACACCACCCTCAAGTCCCTGAGCCAGCAGATTGAGAGCATCCGCAGCCCTGATGGCACCAAGAAGAACCCTGCCCGCACCTGCCGCGACCTGAAGATGTGCCACCCTGACTGGAAGAGCGGTATGTTAAAAGAGCCGGTCTTTCAAAAGTGTGAAAATAGGCCATGTGACTGCATAAGACTGCAGAGGTTAGACTGGTACTGTATCTGGTCCATAGTCATCTGACATCCCTTTCCTATACAAAATAGGCGAGTACTGGATTGACCCTGACCAGGGCTGCAACCAGGATGCCATCAAGGTCTACTGCAACATGGAGACTGGCGAGACCTGCGTCTACCCATCAGAGGCTGAGGTTCCCAAGAAGAACTGGTACACAAGCAAGAACATCAAGGAGAAGAAGCATGTCTGGTTCGGAGAGGCCATGACCGATGGCTTCCAGGTGAGGGCCCTCTTCATGTGTTCACTGGCTGATACCTGCTGGGAAAATGATCCCCTGGGTGCCCACTGAGGGTGTGTACTTACCCCTGTTTTgtctcactcttttctcctcttcagTTCGAATATGGTGGTGAGGACTCCAAGCCCGAGGATGTCAACATCCAACTCACCTTCCTGCGTCTCATGTCCACTGAGGCCTCCCAGAACATCACATACCACTGCAAGAACAGCATTGCCTACATGGACCAGGCCACAGGCAATCTTAAGAAGGCTCTGCTGCTCCAGGGATCCAACGAGATTGAGATCAGAGCAGAGGGCAACAGCCGCTTCACATACAGCGTCACCGAGGATGGTTGCACGGTGAGTAACGCATCAGCTCTTAGTGTAGAATTAGACGTTTTCTGCTCTCGGAAACCAAGGTTTTAGACTtattgtgtgtatgtttggTGACTAATTGTATTTTTTACTGTTTCAATCCTACAGTCACACACTGGTGCATGGGGCAAGACAGTCATCGACTACAAAACAACGAAAACATCTCGGCTGCCTATTATTGACATCGCTCCTATGGACGTTGGTGCACCCAATCAGGAATTTGGCATTGAAGTTGGCCCAGTCTGCTTcttgtaaaaaaagaaatctggaCTTGAaattgtttgtgtgttgtgtgtgtgttttttctagCAGTCATCTCTCTAAAATCTTTTCTatgcattaaaaaacaaaagcccTAGACTTCGATTTGGCTGTCCGAATGGTCCGCTTGCTTAGAACTGCACTTCAGAAGACAGTGGTTGTGTGATATCAAGCTTTTTTTTGGgaccactattttaccaccaccaccaccaccacccacaccAAGGATACTTTTTTTAGGAGACACATTTGTTTCACTGGCAACaagaaaataatatatactTGTAAAGCGTAAAATCCCCCTGGAGCTAagcaaaaaaagcagaaaacagatacaggtgacttttttttaccactGCGGAAGGACAATGAAAACAAGAACCAAATGCTTTGTACCATGTTCAGGTGTTAAATAAATCTGTAAAATGATATTTAAGTGTCTTTGTGTTCAACCCATCAGAACAAGTGTCCGGCAGGCGCGAAGCGTCAATGTTTCTTTCGAGTGTCGCAGAAAGAACAGAACTAATACGAGACAGGGGTTCGACTTCGTTGTGATATCTTATGGCTACCTCAGAAAAGAAACCTACGTTAATACCCAGTGTTGACCAACACCAGGTTAGGATTTTACATTGCGGAagtatgctttaaaaaaaaaaaaaaaaaaaagcaagtaaCAGCTGCAAAAGGTGCTatttcatgaggtcctgtaagtGGGGTGTGTTAGagttgtgctttttttttattaaaaaaaaagtaatgtatTGTTTGTCACTCTTGCTCACAGGGCCTTTGGtgctaacaaaaaaaacaacaacaacaaaaaaagcatgATCTTGCTGTCCAGTTGTAACAAATGCCTCTCTTGCCAAAGTGTTTTTTTGCTGCAGCCTCTGCAGCAGGGCTTCATAGCAATGCAGCTTAGATGCACAGTCTTTTTAAGTGTAGAGATAAGCAGGTGGAGTCTTTCACCCCCAACATTTTTTTGAACACTTTTTGGTTGTTGTCTTTTGGTTTCATTACAAAATCCCCCTCGTGTTGTTCAATGGTTACTTGCAGTGCCCCCTTTCTCCCCTTTTCTTgcatctgtttgtttttgttttgttttctgacCAAGGTTTTTCAAGGTTTTCCAAAGACAATAGCAAGAGAAATAGAGAATTCCAAAA
This genomic window contains:
- the col1a1a gene encoding collagen, type I, alpha 1a, whose product is MFSFVDIRLALLLSATVLLARGQGEDDRTGSSCTLDGQVYNDRDVWKPEPCQICVCDSGTVMCDEVICEDTSECANPIIPADECCPICPDDEYQEPSVEGPRGEPGDKGERGPPGPPGNDGIPGQPGLPGPPGPPGPPGLGGNFSPQMSGGFDEKSGGMPIPGPMGPMGPRGPPGPPGLSGPQGFPGPHGEPGEAGAPGPMGPRGAAGPPGKNGEDGESGKPGRPGERGPSGPQGARGFPGTPGLPGIKGHRGFSGLDGAKGDTGPAGPKGEPGAAGENGTPGAMGPRGLPGERGRAGPSGAAGARGNDGAAGAAGPPGPTGPAGPPGFPGGPGAKGEVGAQGGRGAEGPQGARGEPGNPGPAGPAGPAGNNGADGAPGLKGAPGASGIAGAPGFPGPRGPSGAAGTPGAPGPKGNTGEAGAPGAKGESGVKGESGAPGVQGPPGPSGEEGKRGARGEPGAAGARGPPGERGAPGARGFPGADGAGGPKGAPGERGGPGVVGPKGATGEPGRNGEPGMPGSKGMTGSPGSPGPDGKTGAAGPSGQDGRPGPPGPVGARGQPGVMGFPGPKGAAGEAGKPGERGVMGAIGVPGASGKDGDVGAPGAPGPAGPAGERGEQGPSGPPGFQGLPGPQGATGEPGKSGEQGVPGEAGATGPSGARGDRGFPGERGAPGSAGPAGPRGSPGAAGNDGAKGETGAPGAAGAQGPPGLQGMPGERGAAGLPGLKGDRGDQGAKGADGSAGKDGIRGMTGPIGPPGPAGAQGDKGEPGAAGPVGPTGARGPPGERGESGSPGPAGFAGPPGADGQAGAKGEPGDTGAKGDAGAPGAAGATGAPGPQGPVGATGPKGARGAAGPPGATGFPGAAGRVGPPGPAGNSGPPGPPGTSGKEGPKGNRGETGPAGRPGEIGAAGPPGAPGEKGTPGAEGAPGSSGIPGPQGIAGQRGIVGLPGQRGERGFPGLPGPSGEPGKQGPGGPGGERGPPGPMGPPGLAGPPGEPGREGTPGNEGSAGRDGAAGPKGDRGESGAAGAPGAPGPPGAPGPIGPAGKTGDRGESGPAGPAGAPGPAGPRGPAGAAGARGDKGETGEAGERGMKGHRGFTGMQGPPGPPGPSGESGPAGSSGPAGPRGPAGSAGSSGKDGMSGLPGPIGPPGPRGRTGEIGPAGPPGPPGPPGPPGPSGGGFDIGFIAQPQEKAPDPFRHFRADDANVMRDRDLEVDTTLKSLSQQIESIRSPDGTKKNPARTCRDLKMCHPDWKSGEYWIDPDQGCNQDAIKVYCNMETGETCVYPSEAEVPKKNWYTSKNIKEKKHVWFGEAMTDGFQFEYGGEDSKPEDVNIQLTFLRLMSTEASQNITYHCKNSIAYMDQATGNLKKALLLQGSNEIEIRAEGNSRFTYSVTEDGCTSHTGAWGKTVIDYKTTKTSRLPIIDIAPMDVGAPNQEFGIEVGPVCFL